The region aaaatgaaagctagaaaatGTCACGAGTCAGCAGGATGATAAATGAATGTAATGAACTTTTTactaattttaactttttcatttGACATTTTTCTAACACTTACGACGATTAGAGGTTATTATTTGACAAAAGAAATCAACTTTTATTCGTTAGATAGTAACTCAGGTAAAGAACCTGAACAAATGCTATCACCCGTAACTTTTTTACAACCCTGTAACTGCGTGAAATCAGTAACACAAGTACAACGGTGTTAAAACTAGCCTCTGTTTGGAGGTTTGGGGCAGTGAGAAAATAAATAGATTCAATATCGCCAAATTGCACTGAGAAATTAAAGTTCAATAGTTGAAGCGTTTTAATAACCTTCATTGCGAAAAAGTTGCGTACCAATTCCATGATTAAAAAACTTACTAAACACATCTTCCTTAATGGACGGTTTTATTGCCACGATAACCTGACATAATGTCTGAAAGTGCTATTCACTCTAAATAGTTGGAATAAAAAACCTGTCGTGAAAATCCAACTTCCAAATGACTACAATTTGTATTTGAGCGTTCTGGAAAATTCTCAATAGAGAAATGGAGAATTCCGTTTGAGTCAAACGATAAACGTTCGGTgacaatttaaattttgccaaaaattgatgGAACCTTTTTTATTCAAGTCTATTTCCTGGCGTTAGGATAAAACTAGATTAGCGCAAATTCTTGAAAGAGTGAAGTGTTCCGTTGGCTGTTCATCGGAAACGCTAAACAAAATCTCAAGGCTTGCTTATTttaaaacgaaataaaatatgtaaaaaaagCAAAGGACGTTTTAAGTGAGTGTCACATTTGGTCCTACAAGCGCATTTTGTTTCCTCGTGCATAAAACATGCTGCCAAAAAGCTAAATTATTGGGAGGTTCTTCCAGGTGTCTTAGGTAAaaatagaacaatgcccaaggCAAATGAGGATCACGGAGACAAAGAGAAACCACCTTAGGGGACAATGCAGCACAACGCATTCTTAAAAATGCAACCGAACAAAGATCGGAATATAATTAACATCGGTTCAAGAAAGTAACTTTTTGAGGGAGACGTGAAGAACGACCCCAACTCTTATTTCCTCACTGCTTCTATAAGAGTACTGGTACAGATGCCCGGACTGTTGTTTGGGTTCGCACGAGGCAGGTGGCAGAATTTTCATGCAAACGCGACTGCTAAAGTTAAAGAGTCGTCCTTTCTAAAATTAACATCAGTAAACACTAACCAACCATTGTTAAATATGCTACAGAGGAGGAGTGGTTCAGTGGTTGCACCTGGTTCAAAATCCCGTTCTAAcgtctggtttggatttgtttccagttgtccccgattcaactctaccacgctttgtatacatggccaactggttgcctcctgccattgggattcttaatcatgtttctgttaagtttgaattgctTCTTTCAGGTTAAAAGAAGGgcgcctgtaaactagcttgatcaaaaataaacaaaacatttttacagAAAAGTCATCAAAATGATGGGTTAAAACAAATAATTGCAACGACAAAACATCCGTTGACAGCAAATGACAATCAACAATACTTTTAAAAGCTAAAAGACCAAAGGATCTTTCCACAGATGCTCACGTTTGCTAGAGGAGAGCTAACGtattcaaaaatacaaaagtctACCCTGCTGCACCAGCGTACGATGGCCGACTATGATAGCGCGGGATTTATTCTCTCTATGGTCAGCATTCCATTTTTCGTAATCGGATTTCTTGGAAATGTGCTGGTTATCAGAATCGTTCACAAAACACCAGAAATGCATTCAGTCACAAACTACCTCTTAGCAAACTTGGCTGTTAGTGATGGACTCACCATATTTTTCCTATGGCCGTTTATGTTGCTGGAAAcaatcaaattttcaaagaaGTTTGATTGTGCGTTGATGGCGCTGAAGGGTCTTATCGTCCCCGTTTCCTCTTTCACCTTAATGGTTCTAGCGATTGAAAGGTACCATGCCTTGTTAAAGCCATTTAGAACAGGCTTGCGGCTAAAAAAAGAGAATGTGAAAAGAGCTATCGCAATTATTTGGATCTCAAGCGTACTTAATTCCCTGCCGATTGCGATCATGGAGTTGAAAGGGAATGAAGTTGTCCATTGGTGCCTTCCATCCAGCAAAGTGCTATTTTTCGTATGGACTGGAGTGGTCGTTTACATTCCCGTAGcggtttttctttattgttatggATCCCTGATCAAAGGACTCTACTTTGACAAGACAATCTGTGCTTCGTCCGGAGACAGACAAGAAGACAGAGCATGTGAAAAGAAGAAACTTGTAATAACATTTATGCTAGCAACTGCAGGCTTTCTAGTCGGTTACGGACCATCCGTTACCTTTTACACCCTTGTTGTTATCGGAGCTACTCAAGAAATTTACTCTTCTGTCCTTTCACCCGTCATAATATTCAC is a window of Montipora foliosa isolate CH-2021 chromosome 5, ASM3666993v2, whole genome shotgun sequence DNA encoding:
- the LOC138004583 gene encoding somatostatin receptor type 4-like, translated to MADYDSAGFILSMVSIPFFVIGFLGNVLVIRIVHKTPEMHSVTNYLLANLAVSDGLTIFFLWPFMLLETIKFSKKFDCALMALKGLIVPVSSFTLMVLAIERYHALLKPFRTGLRLKKENVKRAIAIIWISSVLNSLPIAIMELKGNEVVHWCLPSSKVLFFVWTGVVVYIPVAVFLYCYGSLIKGLYFDKTICASSGDRQEDRACEKKKLVITFMLATAGFLVGYGPSVTFYTLVVIGATQEIYSSVLSPVIIFTFICSLCLNPVLYAFRSTNFRQGFKRIIFCRDPQTQNDMLQQP